The segment CAGTGAGCCAGGGGATCACTCACCAGGCTTTAGCTCCCAGGAGTTGGGCCCAtcgtcctctctccctcctccctgccagaGGTTTATGCTCAGCTGTGCAACGTGGCCCGGATTGAAGCAGAGCGGGAGGCCGGGGTCCACTTCCGGCCAGGCTATGAGTACGGCCCAGGGCCCGATGACCTGCACTACAGCCTCTACGGCCCAGACGGGGCCCCCTTCTACAACTACCTGGGCCCTGAGGATGCCATCCCCGAGCTGCCCTTCCACAACACCGCCAGCCACCCAGGGGACCGTACACCAGTCCTTGAGTCTCCCCTGCAGCCCTCAGAACTCCAACCGTACTATGTGGCCAGCCATCCAGGTCTGTGTGGCTGCAAAAATGGGGAAGAGGTGGGGCACCAAAGTTGTTTCACTTCCATCTCTTCCACCTGCTAATTGCTGCCAGCAGGgtgaggacagagaaagacacaccAAGCCCTCTCACAGGTCACTCAGGGCACAGCTCCAAATGCCCGGTCAGACCCTAACAACTCCCTCTGATGAACTAGCACAGGGGACACAAAGGAACGGGACACCATTAGCCGGTGCCCTCGGGTACTGTCTGTTTTTTCCCCTCCACACCACCTAGGGTATGCAGAATAACCTGCTCTACAGGTTCAAACTTGTGACCTGAAATGTGAATTAAGGATTTCTAATCACTTTGAAAGCCCACTGTGGTGACTTGATTTGTAAGGGGCAGTGACTCCAGCACCCAGGACTTGGATGCTAAGAGGAGCTCAGGCCTGGCATCAGTGCAGTGGACAGGTCCCTGCCCCGGACACAGCCACCTGATCAGACTGATCAAGATGGCACTGAGATTCGGGAGAGGGTCTTCAGTGGTGGGGAGCTGCTTAGAGAGAAGAGGTAGTTTTGCTTGGTGTTGAGTGAGGGTAATCCACTTTCGCTGTCAAACCCCtcccagcaaaaacaaaacaaaacaaagcaaaaaactatATATCTAAAGATCTTAACACCTTCCCCGCAAccacaacaaaacccaaaatgcACAGAGACACTCAGCTGCTCAGGAGCCTGGCATTGTAAAAGCAGTGAATCCCAACCTTCCTGGGAGGCCTCATTTAAAGGTCTCACCCACCTAAAATGacacacacttattttttaagaatagTCTTTTGTTTTAGCATCTTTCTATGAGTTTTaagaccctccccacccccaccccaggaattCAACAGAGGGTGAGCGTCCAGGGATTGGGCACAAGGCCTCAGCTTCCTTCTCTGACTTCCTTCTACCAGAACACCAGGCCGGCTTCGAAGGGCTTCAGGCAGAGGAGTGTGGCATCCTGAATGGCTGTGAGAATGGCCGCTGTGTGCGCGTGCAGGAGGGCTACACCTGTGACTGCTTTGAGGGCTTCCAGCTGGACATGGCCCAAATGGCCTGTGTGGGTAAGTTTAGCATCAGAGTGGCAATGCCCAGGAAGCAAACTGGCCCTGATGATTCCCTGTGGAGGTCAGACTGGCCCACTGCTCACGTTAGGAATGCATGTCTGAACTTAGGATAGCTGGAAAATCCATACTGCCCCCTAGTGGGACTGCCTATGCTGGGTTTAGAAAGACCTTTCCATGGAGGTGCCCTGACCAAAAAACGTCAGGGACAAGGGAGCAGACCACTCTCCTGGGCACAGTATGGGCTCCTTACCACCTAATTTGTGTCCTCGAGTTGCTCATTTGGGACAGTCACTTCAGCCTCTGGCTGCCATCCCTAGGATTCCACTACAGGGTGGGAGCCAGGGCTTAGTGACCGGAGGCCCTTCAGCTCCAGCCAGCTCGGTTTTCCTTCCTTAGATGTCAATGAGTGTGATGACTTGAACGGGCCTGCTGCGCTCTGCGCCCACGGTCACTGCGAGAACACTGAGGGCTCTTACCGCTGCCACTGCTCCCCAGGTTATGTGGCTGAGGCAGGCCCCCCACACTGCACCGCCAAGGAGTAGCAGTGAGAAGTCAGTGTGGGCAGCTACCTGGAAATTGGCCTCAGGCAGGGGCCTTGAGGACGTTTTCCTAGCTGGGGAGACATCAGGCGGGAGGCCCTGCAGCCCCAcacccagccagccctgcctccatCTCTCCCAGCTTCGGTGCTGGCGGTGAGCTTGTCACAGCCTCCATGCCACCACGCCCTCGCTCAGCTCAACCACCACCAAATGCTTTAATGCTTCAGCCACTGGCCGTGAGGCCCAGTTTGCCATCTGTCCTGTCCTGGCCTTGCTATGGGATGCGTACCAAAGGATGGCTCTCATCCACCCCTGAACCCCTTCAAGCTGTGCACACATGTGAGGTCCTCCGGCCTCACACTACAGACACCCCTTTCCAGCCACGATGATCTTCCTGATGATCCCAAAACTGAGTCAGAGGCTGGTCCTTCCGAATCCATGGAGCAAAAAAGGATTGGAGGAAGTTTGGGGAGTGACTCCAGTGCCTCCTCCCCCCAAGAACCATCACTGCTATTCAATCTGGTCGGGACCAGATTTTGCCACATCTCCATCCTGTAGTCACTTCTGTggccccagggaggggcaggagataCCCTCATCTGAGAGAAGCAAGACTGTTGCCAGCTTGCTGAAGTGTGAGACATGAAGGGGAGCAAGGAGCCTGAGAAAGCAAGGGGGCAATACTAAACGTATGGGGAATTGATAGGACAGGGGGAGCCAGGGCTTTACACAGTCTCTAGAAAATATTCAGTAGCTTCCAGCAAATAAACCTTCAAAACCTACCCAGTACAGCACCTGATGCATGAGGGGCTCTGCCACGGGCCGGGCCCATCTCCGAAGACCTGCATTAGACGCATACTGCTCCTTACAGGACGCAACTCTCTCCTGGCCTCTCCTTCTGTGGACACCAGTTTGATGTGCTAAAAATAAAGAGGTCTATTTTCTAGCTTGTGAAATGCAGTGTAGTCATGTTTTGGAGGAAGCCAGATTGCCTTTGTTGTTTCTCCTCTCTACCCAGAAGCCTCTGCCCTCTTCCCCTTCATAAAATGGCTGGATGGCATTTCTCCGAGTTTACAAGTCAAGACCCACTCCAACCTTGGCTAGCTGGTTTAGAACCACGATAGAATAAAGAAATGTTCATCTGGTCTCtcacatttttgtttcatattaaaCCAAATTTCTTTACCATGTTGGCTAAGTCTAACTATTATAAATGAGGCTGTGCCTACCCCTTTGCCAGCTCTATGATTGGGTTCCAATGAGAAAAGCTTCTTTACTCTTCTAAGACAAGGAACACTCTGACTTTGTATCTCTCTTATCAATAACAATGTAAGTAAACAAGGCTCCGTGTCCCTGGAGACATGGAGATGAacactattttcttaatttaatctGTCCTGTCCTACCTGCTGCTCTGATTGTCAGCCACCATATAATAACTTATTGAATGCTTGCTATGTGCTAGGTCGGCAGTGTTGAATGCTATACACAAATTTCATTTAATCACCCAACAATCctacttactatttttattaccaactcacagctgaggaaatgaagacacatgaagtttaaataatttgctctAGGTCACTATACTAGTTGAGATGTTTGCAgcagataaaaaatatattgttcttaAATGTATGAAAGTATGCTGACCTTCATTCATAACAAAAGAAACGCAAGTTAAAACCAGACCCAGACACTTTGTCAGATTGGCAAAGATCAAGGAGTTTGTTAAGACTCCTGGTTGGCAAGCACCTGGAGAAAGAGTACAAGCTGATACAATTTCTGAAGAGGATAATAAGGCAAtgtctttcaaaattataaaagcacTTACTCCTTGAATccataattccacttctaggaattgaAACTTCAGCTACATTCTCACCAAATGTGAAATGATATATGTAAGAGATTatttattatagcattatttgtaatagcaaaagattagAAGTGTTATAGAGCCCTAAAAAGTGGCTCTAACTGCCTTGATATCCAAAATAGATTAAGGGGAAAAGGAGGGTTGTATAACAAAGTGTAACATATGCTGCTATTTGTCTAAAGGGGAGAGAATTGGGTATCTGCTAACCTCCACCTTGGCACTCCACCTCACACCCCATGTTTCACAGAACTCCTTAGCATTCCTTGGGATATCCTGCTGGTTCTGCGCCTTCTTAAATGCTATTCCCGTTGTCCCTCCTCCCAACCCTCACCTTCCTGCTTGCCCTTCCAGGGATATCTCATGCATGTACACGTTTCCTTGTATTACAAACACAGATAGCCTACTCTGCATGCCGTTCtacactttgctttttttcacttaatacatACCTGCACGTAAGAGCTGTCtcattctattttacaaatgtatactattccattgaatggataaatcataatttatttaatcagtctcCTAGTGATGGCCATTTCCATTGTTTCCTatcttttgctattaaaaataatgctgtaatgaatattcTTGTGCAAATGTTATTTCACATTATATCTATGGGGTATGCCTATGGGTTCAATTCTTAGAAATAAGGGTGGTTTGTGGGGAGGGTGACCGGGTGGATGGGTCCAGGATTGGGAGACTTTTCATTGTATCCCTTTTTGTGTCTCTTTGAATTTTGTACCATATGTATGTATTACCTagtccaaaaaaaataaaatatttttaaatacagctgCTGGCCATAGACTGCTTAAATGTTCCCtctctttatatatttacctGACCTTATTTTACAATTAAAGCCAGAtgataattatttcaaaacttcTAAAAGCAAACTTCCTTTAAGCAGCCCTGTGGCATTTCTATGAAGAAATGGCAAACAGGGATTTTAAGAGTAATCATAAATATCAATGCTAGATTCCTAGAAAAGTACTTTCCTGCCCTTGAGACAAACACACAAAACCGAAATAATGTTTCTGGACAGTGTTAGGGCCTGAGCTGCATGACATGACCTGAGGGCCACAGTTTAAGGGAGGGCTACACTGTGATGATCAGTGCTACCCACTTCTCTATATAGGATGCTCCTGCCAAATACGGACCCTCCACTCGATGCTTTATAACAGAAGGCCAAAAGACTACGGCTCAATTCTCAGAAGAAAGTTGGGTGTGGTTTCCCCAACATTAGCGTGTATAAGTCACTCACCATGGTGATggtatttttgtccatttttaggTGTCCGTGCAATTCTGGCTGTCCAGCACTGTCATACACATACCACAACGATTTCTAGCTCTGTAGCCTATTTAAGTGCCATACCCAAACAAGTACTTTAGAATTCATTGGAATGTGTGacttaaaatgcttttctttcactGACCCTACAATAAACTTGCCAggtttaacaaataaatacacaggatgcccagttaaaattgaatttcaaataaacaacaaataatttttagtataagtatgtttcATGCAGTATTTGGGACACATACTAAAAATTATGTCACtcatctaaaattcaaatttaactggacatACTTCACTTTATCTGGTAATCCAACCTAAAAGAAAATCTCTAAGTTATCTATACCAACAAAGGGACCGGTTCCTGCCATACAGGAGACCAGAGACATCTTACATCATAAGGTAAGTGAAGCAACATGTCTTAAAAAGAGTCAGTCACTAAATGATCATAGAATCCTGAAATGTCTGTAGGAGTACGGAGTATACAGGCTATTTTTCAAGTGATTCAGTTATCAGTGGGAGTTAAGTCTGCTTTCTAAGTGATGGGCTTTTGGTTTTGTGAATCTAGCAGATTCATGAGTGTGAAAGGAAAACGTATCTGCTTTAACAAATGGGAGGTAGAGAATGTGTTGCACAGAAAATAAGGATAAGTCAACTACCACATTCAAGAAGGGTGAGATGAAAATAAGAACATTTCATTTGCCTTTCTCATCCTTTCTAGCCTAGTAACCAGTGTTCAAACTACCTATTCTCTGACTTGGATCGAAAACATGACTGAATGAGGACTTTCTTTAAAATCAAGCTTTTATACGTagctatatacatatgtacaagCAGCTCTGAATGCCAGAGAAGTAACTTCCAATTTTGGAATCTTGGAGGCTCTACAGATTATACTGGGTTTCAATTATTAAATTTTAGGTAACAGCATCTAGAAGCTTAGCTTTAGAATTGTGCAGGAGAAATTAAGTCAAGAGTAAAAGCTTCACATTCTAAAAATAACAGTGGCAAAACACAACACTCCTGgactgtgggaaataaaactgagagAGGAACATGATTGGAAGGAAACCTGTAGAATTCCACTAATCCCAGGTTCCTCAAATTGGTACAAAGGGTGGCAATCTCTGAGGCACCAGTCATCGCATCAAAGTTTGACAGAAAAGGATGACCCACAGGAGCAGCCTGTCTCTGCTTGAGGATTGTTCAACACTTGAAATGAGCTTCGGATCAGTTCTTGGCTGAAGTCCACCTGGGCTCCTTTGACGAAGGCTAAGCTATCAGAGTCAACCACCACTCTTGCCCCACCCTGTTCAAATACCCTGAAAAGACAGGAGGAAAGCATTAATGAATATCATAAACACCAAAAACATGACACCCTCTGTACCCTGATGTAAGAGGTGCACACCCTCAGTTTTCTGAAATACAGAAGAAGCACCCTTATTACTTCCAACAGGTGCTGATTTTGAGGCAAAAAGATTCAATGGAATGCATACTGGGAAATGCTTAGGGATTTAGGCCTGGAATCTAGTCCAGCCTGACTCTCTACCAACTACCCTATGGACATATTTTCCTCCTATAACTTATTTTAAATCAAGACAACGTATCTTCACTGTATCCCTACTGTGTGAGAAGGGTGGTGTTAAGCATCCTTAGAAAACCTTTTAAATTTGGAATAAAAGTGCACGTCAAACTGGAGACACTTCCCCCCCCCATACACATTCTGAGGACCCACCCCTTTTTCCTTGCCTGTCGTCAGGGTTGATAACTGTATCCAGTGAAAATTTGTATTGGAAACCGGAGCATCCACCTCCTTCCACCTCCAGCCTGAGGAATTCTGACCCTTGGGTAATTTCCAGAAGCCTCTGAAATGCAGGGAGAGAGGCTCAGGAATGGCGGGTAAAGGGAACAAAAAGGGTAGGTCAAGAGGAGGTCCCCGCATTTCCGTCCCTCGTCCAGGCACCGCCGCTGCTCTTACCTGGACGCAGCTGTCTGTGAGGTGAATCTGCCCTTCGCCAGCCTCGGGACTGGAAGACGACGCTTCCCGATGCGCCCGCGGTCCAGCGGAGGCCGCCAGGAGCCTGCCGCGCGCAAAGGAGGAGGATGAACCCAAAGCAGAGGGGCACCTGGCGACCCCCCACCTGGACAGCCTCAAGTCAAACCTGACGACCCCCATCTGGACTGGCTCACGCCAAACCTAATGACCTCCAACTGGACAACCTCACGCCACTCCCTCACCTCCCCGCAGACCTTAGTTTCTGCTTAGTCCTGGAGGCGCAAATCTTAACACTTCCCAGCTGCCCTTCTAGGCTTGGTACCTGCTTCTCGGCCAGGGGGTGACCGCTCTCAGCGCCGCGGCCGCTAGGGATAAGCCCCAGGCGGCCGCCATCTTCTCCACACACCCCGCCCCTCGCGTCGCTCCAATCCTCTTCTTCGCCTGGACCTCAAAAGGCAGGACCCACAGAGACCCCGCCTCCGGGCACGCCTATTGGATGGTGCGGGAGAAGAAGGAATTTGGTTGGCTAGAAAAGCTCCCATTGCGGAAGTGGGGACGCACCAACAAAGCCGAGCGCTAAAGAGAGGGGCGGGGTGGAGATGTATCATAGCCCACCCCCCCGCAAAGCGGACATCATGGGCGGAGAAAGGGGCGCCCGGGCGAGATCCCGCAGAACCAAGCTCCCAGGAGTTGGGGGCGGGGCTTCTGCTTTGGTTGCTGGTACCGAGTCGCCTGACTGAGCTCCACCCCCGGCCAGCCCCTGCCCATATATCTTGTGACTACGGCGGTCGCTTCTTCCTTCCTTGCGCTTGGAAGCTCTGTAGCAACTATGCGTTTCTTGGCCGCCGCTTGGCTGCTCCTGGCTCTCAGCGCCTCCGCCCTGGCAGAGCCGGTGCATTTCAAGGACTGTGGTGAGTCCGGGACTAGCCCGGGGTCCCAGCGCCCTCTGCGGGAGCCTCCGCCAGAACACCGCGCTGAGACCCGGGGCTAGGTTGGGCCGATCCCGGGGGCGGCCAGGCTTAGCCTTGGATGCCTGGTGGAGTGGGCTGGGGTAGAGAAGAAGGTGCCGGCCTCGAGGAAACTCGACCGCTCACAGCTTTGTGTCTTTCCTTGGAACGAGTGTTTGGGGTCCCTGGACATTCTTGGAAGTGGGCCTTTTGCTGAAGTTTCCTAAAGTTTGTAGGGCCGACAACCGAAGCTCCATATGCAGCGCGGGGAGTGAGGGGTGAGGCGCAGAACTTTTTTTGTCTGTATCTTGGATGACCTCTCCCTCCTACTCTGTTCTCtgttttaatttaccttttactGACAAGTcaaaagtcagttctctttttcaAGACTTATTTCGTTGGCGTTTCCCTTGGGCTATGGAGGTTTTGTGATTACTCCTGTCGATAAAACTCGTGTTTCCGGTCACAGCTTGTGACACATAGCCCCCTCTTGACGCTGTGGTTGGAATCTATGTTGGGAAATACAGGGGTGAGCTGTAGAAATTGTGATTTCGTTCAGTCAGGTGTGTAGAATTGTTCCAACCATGCTTTTCTGAAGTGGAGAGGTATAatgataaatgaaagaagcatgaaactgattttataaaatttgtaagTTGGAAGAAGACTTGGAGATCGTATATTCAGTCATTGAATtccagagatgttaagtaacttacgcaaagtcacacagcagaatGGGAACCAGAATAAGTTTGCTCCTCCATAGCCAGTGCCCAGGGAatagtaactgctcaataaatatctgttttaaaagtaaatgaggGAATAAATTCTCTTTCCACTATGTCATCAAAATTCATTTGAGACAAAAACGAAGATGGGAAATAGGGGATAGATTAATTAAGGAATAAACGCTGCTAGCCTATTAATTCTTAACAAACGCTATTCCACAACTAGGAGACTGGcacttgaaagatatttttattacctCAAATTACTGCCTTTCCCTCCATTAAATTTAGTTACCAACATTTGGATGAAGACactgtattaattttattaactcattcaacCATCACAGtcttttttacagatgaggaaacaggcacataGAGTACCTTGCCCAAGTTCTCATAGCTAGTAGGCAATAAGAAACTAGTGTGTGTTTTTGAGCTACTTGGTTTCAATGGtaacattaactttaaaaaaaaaaaaaaaacttaaagaaaccAAATCCAGAGACTGCTCTACTTATTTGAAAAAAGCAGGCATAGGCCAATGGCAGGAACTTCTTAAGGGAAGGAGAGTTTCAGTTACagattttcaatttacttttgaATTGGGAAATACAATGTAAAAACTTCAGTGCCCACATCAAAAGTTTTTGAGTTCCACTGTACACCCACTTTCCCCTGGAGTGGCATTTCCTTAAGTGAGAAATGGGGTCAGGCAAACTAGTTTTGCAATTTTTGCACTTTAGGGCTAAGGAGTTTGATTTACTGACATTGGAAGTCCAAGAACCTCTTGTCAACCAAAAAACGGGATGAAGGAGCTACAAGTACTACCCTTTACTCAATTCCTACTAGATCATGTGACCCAGTCTTGAAAGAAGCAGGTAGAAGCTGGACATGGAAAGCTTTAGCATAAGCACTGATTTTCAATAGGTTGTTGCTTaaagttctggattttttttttatttcctgtccaTAGACGATAGGACAGAGTGGGAGAGAGTCTTAGAGAAGAGGATTCTTGCCTGTATAGTTTGAGAATTTTGCCATGATGGAGAAACAAGCTGGGGATAAAGGACTGCAAGATATTTACCGACCTAGTGGAGCAGTGTTGTTCACTATGATTCAGTTGTTCCACCTAAGAGCGGGCGCAGGCTGAGAAAGCAGAGAGCATCCACACGAGCTGCTCAGTTCATACCAGAACTGGGCTACCCTGGTGACTGCAAAGCAGAAAATGTGCTGCCAACCTGCGGGTTGCTTTCTGTCTTCCTGTGTTCTACTTTTGAGTCACAAAGAGCCCATTCTATCAGCTGGATCCATAATTTCTACCCACAAAATATATTCGAGGTGAGAGTCCCACCTTGTGTGTCAAAAGAGAATGTGCTAACCCACCCAGGAGCAGCTGTTCTAGGTTAAATTTATGGACTGAATCCTGCTATAATGACAATAATggtaaacatttatatagtgGTCCCCTCTTATCTGAGGTGGGTACGTTCAGTGGATGCCTGAATCCAGggatagtatatatatatatatatatatatatagttttttcctatacatacatactgtTTCACTTAACCGAgtcactttatggcttctctttggcatgtctgaattgccagcatcactactcttaaGCTTTGGGGCCATTATCAAATAAAGTTAGAGTTACTTAAACATAAGCACTGTAATACGGGGACCGGAACAGTCGGTTACTAAGTGCTTAGCTGAACAAAAGGATGAGTCATCTCCTAGGCGGGATGGGGTGGGACActgcaagatttcatcacgctactcaatttaaaacttatgaattgtttatttctggagttttccatttaatcttTTTTGGAACACAGTTAAacgcaggtaactgaaaccaccaAAAGCaaataagggggactactgtatagcATTACTGTGTTCCCAACACTTACCTAAGAGCTATATGTGTGTTAGCTCACctactctgtgaggtaggtactattagtATCCCCGAGTGGTTCAGGATGTCGCCTTGAGGTTGGTTACACAGTAAGTAATGCGGCCAGTGAGGCTTCAAACCCAGGCATCAGGTCCCAGAGTCTATCTCAACAGTGATGGCTGAGTTGAAGAGCTTATGCTGACCCTGTTACAGGCAGTGGTAGGAGGCAGTTCACTTGCATTCTCTCCTATTCAGCTGTCCAGTTTCAGGGGCCTGGATGAGATAACAGGATTTTTAACGATTTGTACTTAACCTTTTTTGATCAAGCATTTATTGTGAATAAATAgcacttttttccttatttaaagtgaaatttttttaaaaaaagatacccACCCTACCTCAACGATACGTATTTTGAAGAACACGGGTTTCCAAAGTCGAGtgtacatctgtatattgcaggTGCCTGCTTAAATTGTTCTCACTGGTGGGGGTATACAGAGCTTGGAGACCACTGATTTGGAGAGATACTAGGACAGGATTGAAAGATAGTGGGGGGACAGTTTGGGAGCAACCACTCTCAAGATTCCAAATGGAAACAGTAGCACTGCGACTTGTGCCATATGTGTGCTGCTCTAAAATCCTGTGCCGGAGTGGAAAGGGGTGGAGATGATTTTCCATGGTATAGCTCTCCCAGGATGTAGAGTAGGGGAGCTGGCTATGtgtggacaattaagtttgcgaactcatcctagaaaaagtgccacatacctcattgctgaatatctgcagtcaccttcaaagtgctccccttgagaatctgtgcaccgatgccagcgcctagtccactcttcaaagcaattttagaactctttttcaggaatggccatcagagctgtcatcatattacacttgatgtcctgaatgtcatcaaaatgtcttccttttgatattttctttatctttgggtaaagaaagaagtcatgggggccagattaggtgagtagggagggtgttccaatacggttatttgtttactggctaaaaactccctcacagacagtgccgtgtgagctggtacattgttgaaatgcaagagccatgaattgttggcgagaagttcaggtcatctaactttttcacgcagccttttcagcacttccaaatagtaaacttggttaactgtccagttggtacagattcataatgaataatccctttgatagcaaaaaacggttagcaacatcattgcaatgagttcgtgaacttaattatcagacctcgtatactTTATAATTCCCTTAATTCCCCTTCACCCATCAAATATAAGCAGTTTCCTGGAGAACGAGCTCACCCTCATTGGGGGAGCAGAGCATCATCTCATTAAGTAGGGACAGCCTGGGtggtttattttcctccttttccaattcatttttcttcttttgcaggTTCCGAGGTTGGAGTTATAAAGGAAGTGAATGTgagcccatgccccacccagccctgccatCTGCAGAAAAGCCAGTCTTATACCGTCAATGTCACCTTCACTAGTAGTGAGTAAAAGTGACTGTTACCTTCAAATTCATCTTAAAGCATGACATCAGTCTCAAGTATTGGAAGAGCTTAGGGATGTGGGAGAGGGGAACTGCAATCAAGAATTCTGTGCCTTCTCTTCTAACTTGTGCAAAGCTAGCTTTCACTGTGCCCTTAGATACCCTTCTCATAATGGGGTTCCCCTATGTCTGTTTCCTAGAGTCCAGACTCCCTTTAAGCAAAGAGAGAGATTTCCATGTGTTACAGGTGAGAAAAGACAGCTTggcttctctctctcctattttGGATCATATCGCACAGTAGGCTTTTATGGAAATGTCAGTTCTGTTTACCTACAGACTGCAGAGTATTAGCACAGACCCCAAATCTGTAGACTTTGGAACTTCTCCATACTGTTATTTCAAGCAAAATACCTATGTTCTGCCTCAAAATACAAGAGCAGTTAATACTTAGCCTTGGTAAGGTTTAGGGAACTCACTGGGGACCCAAGAAGCAATCAAGAAATCTGAGagctgggccagcccggtggctcaggcggttagagctccttgctcctaactccgaaggctgccagttcgattcccacatgggccagtgggctctcaaccacgaggttgccagttcaattcctcgagtcccgcaagggatggtgggctgcgccccctgcaactaagattgaacactgcaccatgagctgagctgcctcctggatggctcagttggtcagagcgcggggctctcaaccacaaagttgccagttcaattccttgactcccgcaagggatggtgggctgcgccccctgcaactagtaacggcaactggacctggagctgagctgcaccctccacaactaagattgaaaggg is part of the Rhinolophus sinicus isolate RSC01 linkage group LG03, ASM3656204v1, whole genome shotgun sequence genome and harbors:
- the ISCA2 gene encoding iron-sulfur cluster assembly 2 homolog, mitochondrial isoform X2, whose product is MAAAWGLSLAAAALRAVTPWPRSRLLAASAGPRAHREASSSSPEAGEGQIHLTDSCVQRLLEITQGSEFLRLEVEGGGCSGFQYKFSLDTVINPDDRQGKRGYLNRVGQEWWLTLIA
- the ISCA2 gene encoding iron-sulfur cluster assembly 2 homolog, mitochondrial isoform X1, giving the protein MAAAWGLSLAAAALRAVTPWPRSRLLAASAGPRAHREASSSSPEAGEGQIHLTDSCVQRLLEITQGSEFLRLEVEGGGCSGFQYKFSLDTVINPDDRVFEQGGARVVVDSDSLAFVKGAQVDFSQELIRSSFQVLNNPQAETGCSCGSSFSVKL